TGTCCCCCATATTCTCGCCGCAGACGATCACCAGCTCGCGCCCGGCCTCTTCCGCCACCCCCTTCAGGCCCGCCGGCGACATCTCCCGCGAGGAGCCAATCGCGAAGCGGTCGCCGGCGATGAGAAACGTCTCCCCCCGGCGGACGCGCTCGCGGAAATCGGGCATCAGGTGCCGGAAGGATCCCGCCTTCCATCGCGCGTCCAGCGTCTCGAGACTCTCCGAGACGCAATCGGCGGAGGGCGTGATTTGGTCGGTGTCGATGGCGTCGCGCTTCATTCCCGGGCGGGCCGGATCCCAGAAAATGAGAGCTTTCCCGGTGACCCGGCGCCGCGGATCGGCGGCGGCAGCCTGCCCCGCAGACGCCGAGGCGATCGCCTCGGCGGTCATCCCGGGTTTGAAGCGAGGAGGTCGGATCGGCGTCACTTCAGTCTCCCTAACGTCACAATCATCTTATCAGAGGCCGGGCGGCCGCGATGGGCGGGGGTGCATCGAGCGGGGAGCGGTGGTAGAGTAATCTTCGCCCCGGCGCCCGGCCGCGGGCGGAGACGGCGCTGATGCAGAGCTTCCGAGTCGGGAAGATCCTCGGCATACCCGTCGGGGTGAATGCCTCCTGGTTCATCATCTTCATCCTGATCACCCTGTCGCTCACCACCCAGTACGCCTACCTCCATCCCGCCTGGACGGGCCCGCAGCACTTCGGCTTCGGCATCGTGACGAGCCTGCTGTTCTTCGGCTCGGTGCTGCTGCACGAGGTGGGGCACTGCGTCGTGGCGCTCCATTTCGGCATTCCGGTCAAGTCGATCACGCTGTTCATCTTCGGCGGCGTCGCCCAGATCACGCGCGAGCCGGAGCGGCCCGCCCAGGAGTTCCAGATCGCGGCGGCCGGCCCGGCGGTGAGCGCCGCCCTCGGACTCTTCTTCTACACCATCTACTTCCTGACGCGGGACGACTTCGAAGGGGTGGCCTTTCTCGGGCAGTGGCTCGGGACGATCAACCTGTATCTGGCCCTGTTCAACCTGATCCCCGGGATGCCGCTCGACGGGGGACGGGTGTTCCGGGCGCTGGTCTGGAGGTTCACCGGGAGCTTCGAGCGGGCCACGGACGTCGCGGTCGCGTCGGGCCAGATGTTCGCCTACGGCATGATCATCTACGGAGGGTGGCGGGCTTTCTACGCCCAGAAGCTGCTGGAAGGCTTGTGGATCGGCTTCATCGGATGGTTCCTCCTCACGGCTGCGCAGACCACCGCCGCGCAGGTGAGCTTCCGGCGGGCGCTCCGGGGCATCCGCGCCGAGGACCTCATGACGCGGGAGTGCCTCGAGGTTCCGGGGTCGCTCAGCGTCGCCGAGCTGGTGGAGCACCACCTCCTGCGCGGCGGGGCGCGATGCGCCCTGATCACTGACGGCGATCGGCTGCGCGGCCTGCTCACGCTCCACGAGATCAAGAAGATCCCGCGCCAGGAATGGGAGACGACCTCGCTGCAGGCGGTGATGGTCCCGGAGGAGAGCCTGAAGAAGGCCGCTCCCGAGACTCCCGTCCATCAGGTCCTGCAGATGATGATCGAAGGGAACATCGGGCAGGTGCCGGTCGTGAAGGACGGCAAGGTGATGGGCGTCGTCGGGCGGGACCGGCTTCTCGCCCTCGTCGAGAACCGGCTGGAGCTGAAGACGTGAGGGCGCCCGGGGCTCGCGGAGGGCGTTCGACCGGGGGTGATAGAATGCCGCGAAGGCTTCCGCTCTCTCTGCTCATCGATCCAGGAGACGACCTGACATGAGTGTTTCCGACGCGCCGCGTCCGCCGACCGCCAGCGAAATCGAGGCGCGCCGGGTCGCCGAAGAGGCCCGGGAAGTGGAATGGCGCAAGCCTTCCTTCCTCAAGGAGCTGTTCCTCGGCAACTTCCGGCTCGACCTGATTCATCCCTTCCCGGACGCCGGGCGCGCCCCGCGCCCGGAATACCAGGAGTTCTACGGGAAAATGGAGCGCTTCCTCCGGGAGAAAGTCGACCCGGATCGGATCGATCGGGAGGGGAAGGTCCCGCCGGAGGTGGTCGAAGGCCTCAAGGCGCTCGGCGCCTTCGGCATGAAGATCCCGAAGGAATACGGCGGCCTGGGCTTCACGCAGGTGGAGTACAGCCGGATCATGCAGATGGTGACCAGCCATGACGGCAACGTCACGGCGCTGCTGTCGGCGCATCAGTCGATCGGCGTGCCGCAGCCGTTGAAGCTCTTCGGGACGCCGGAGCAGAAGAAGAAGTACTTCCCCCGCCTCGCGGCCGGTGCCATCTCCGCCTTCGCGCTCACCGAGCACGAC
The genomic region above belongs to Candidatus Polarisedimenticolia bacterium and contains:
- a CDS encoding site-2 protease family protein, which produces MQSFRVGKILGIPVGVNASWFIIFILITLSLTTQYAYLHPAWTGPQHFGFGIVTSLLFFGSVLLHEVGHCVVALHFGIPVKSITLFIFGGVAQITREPERPAQEFQIAAAGPAVSAALGLFFYTIYFLTRDDFEGVAFLGQWLGTINLYLALFNLIPGMPLDGGRVFRALVWRFTGSFERATDVAVASGQMFAYGMIIYGGWRAFYAQKLLEGLWIGFIGWFLLTAAQTTAAQVSFRRALRGIRAEDLMTRECLEVPGSLSVAELVEHHLLRGGARCALITDGDRLRGLLTLHEIKKIPRQEWETTSLQAVMVPEESLKKAAPETPVHQVLQMMIEGNIGQVPVVKDGKVMGVVGRDRLLALVENRLELKT